The genomic segment tcttcatttttgatggaaattttCTATTGGAAGACTCCAGCTCTTGGCTTTGTCACGTAGGCTATCGATGGGCCTAGAGAAATCGCCCGTGGCTTCAAACTGTGTAATATCCTGTCGTCTGTCTGTCTTTTAGCGGCTTGACTTTTATCAAATTGGCCTAACGGAATGTTTGAATGTGAAGGATTACGATCAAGAAGATGTCTTTAATCTCACATCTGGAACATGTCAGAATGAGACGTCCACATTGCCCGTggcattgaagaaaaaaaaaaaggatctctCCAATGATCCTTGGACGTTAGGATGGCGAGATGCTGCTAAATTACATCAGCTGATGGATGGGTACCACCAGCTACCATCACCAATTCAAGCTACAGGCACAATTTTTGATTAGGCTGTAGTTTGGGATGTGGTTGGATTGTGCAGCTATACAGAATATGGAGCTGTCTGTCTGTATTCAAGTTATAATTCATTGGCAGGTGTATCATTCCCTGGTGTAAATTAGAAACTCTACTAAAGGGTAGGTATCATTTATATGGTCTGACTATAAAAGACTTGTGGTAGTTTATCACCAGTACATTTCATTGGTGGAACTGGACCACCGTTCCAATGAGCCCCATTCAAAGTCGTTTCGATCTAACAGACTCTGTGTTACCTCTGCTAGGATGCTGCTACTGCTAATATACTACCTCATTGTCCCAAACTTGAGGAGTACTCATTGATGAATTCACATCCAGAGAAAATGAGATTTAGTCTCTTTTGCACGActtatttcaattaatttccAGATACTACCAGGCCACTTTTCCTCCACGTCTTTCTTTAAATTAGCAGGCTGTGAACCAGAGAGGGGTtttaaatgatgtttacagAGACAGCGTTGTGATTTACTGAGCTATTCACTTTTTAGAGCCACTTCCTTATTGTGTTGCAAACATTGAGCACTCACAAGTTGTTCAGAgagttctccctttttttttttattctttgactAAGAACACTGGGTGACCAATGTTATGTCAAATGCATGTTACTTCTGAATGTCATTCATTGTTTGCTATTGTTCTTCGCCTTTGAGAGTGCTGAATGGAAGGCATGATCATAAACTTAAAAGGAAGTACaactaaaaaatagaaaaacacaaTGACGATCATAATTCTCTGTGGATTGTAAAACCTCTGTCTTGCTGTCCACATTGTGGGGCTTTTTCAACGAAACTGATTAACTACGCCTTGACATCCATGGGCTGCAGCCTCGTCTCACTTGGGATGGAATTTATGGCGGCCCTTTGCAGGTCAGTGTTGTCTGCATGACACCTTTTGTGGGGGATATCGTTTCTGAGAGAGTTCCCTTGTCTCCCAGCACATTTGGGAAAGATTCACTAATATAACTTGTGTTTCTGAATGCATATGTTTCAATAAGCTGCTTTTGCTTTACATTCAGACATTGCGCAATGTGCAAACATTGGCGAGTGCGTAGGCAAACCTTGTGTATACACTGTACATTTGAGTATGTTTTAGTTTCTCTGTGACGTCTCATctgttttcttttgaaatacAGCGAGTTTGCTTTGGTTCAGCCCAGAAAGTCAAACTGTGAATAGGTGAGAAGttaaatattgtttatattgATACAAGATTTTTCACTCAATAGGTTATTTGACTCGACAGCAAgttaaacattctttttagtGCTGAAGGTTAAGGTGAGAAATACAACGCTAGAAAGTGTTATCTTTGTTAAAGGGTTTTAATTGACTTAATCAGATGGACATAACCTATTTATTCCCAATGGGATGAACCCATAGGTTAGGTTTCTAACAATACCAATCTCCCGTATGGTTAAATGAAGGGCAGTGCCGCAGGACCCACCTTTGTTGTACAATAAAAGCATGCAAATTCATTAATCTGTTGAGACATGCCCTTTCTTTTAAAGTCAACAATAGCATTCTTTTGTTGAATACAGACTTTCCGGTACTATTGTGAGAGTTTCGGCATTTTGACTCTTTCATCAATCAGAAACATTCAAAATAACTCAACGCTGTCTCAGGCCTTGAAGTTCACCTTGCTCTAGAACGGCATTGGCCCCTTGTGGGAAAGGCGGGGCCGTGGGCGTCTCCTCTTCCAACCGGCAGGTCTGTGGCTCTGACCACCCCTCGAGGGGCTTTGCTGCACCAGCTTTCTGACTGGAGCTGCTTCCTCCAATTCTCTGCCATGTTCCGTGGAGGCCATTGGACCTATAAGATAcaaacacatataaatataccaTTCATTTCCAATTTACTTATATAAATATCGCAACTTGATGATGGTGTACTAGCAGAATGTGGAAAAAGACAAGGAAATAATAGATGAGGCACCACAAgacatgtatgtgtgtatttagaGCCCACCCAGCATTGTTGTCCATCAAGTGTGTGTCGGTAGTTAATACAGAGCAGATTTACAGAGCCAAAGCAATGAAAAGCCCATCTCTCGTGTTTCATGTCTCGGTCACTCTGCCTGTAGAGTCTAATAAACACCTCACAGTGACAGAACCTTGCCAGAGTGCATCCTATCACTTTGTTTGGTCCCAAGATTAGAGATGagcctgtgtgtgtatgtttgaaatgtgtgtgtgtgtggtgtgtgtgtgtgtatgtgtggacaCGGGTGTGCTAGAGAGTAATCCCAGATGTTCTCACTTCTCAGTTAGCCATTGGTGAGGTCCGGCCTGGTTCGTGTAAGAGCCTGTGGTCAAATTGCCTATGTCCACCTCTGGTGTGTCTCGGAGTACTCAAACTATCAGAAGCTGAATGATCCAAAGCGCCCCGATTTGTCATGGAATATTTATGCTTATCATTGACTccatattaattttttatgacCCCATAGAACACATAGTACTACATGAAAGCCTGATGCATGGAGCTGAAGATGAATTGTTGTAATGATTGATGCTATTCTATTCTGATCTCTAAGCCCttcttattaaaaacaaatgcagtCTTCTCTTcccttatttcattttgagtccACGGATCTCCTTTGCACTCCTCAGACTTCTTTACAACAAAAAGAGAGGCAACACCACTTCCCACTGGGCACCGTCAAAAGCTGATTGAAACTACTGACACGAGGTCATGACATTCCAGTTTGCTTACAGACACTGGCACCATTTTTAGAGTTCCCCAAAGAGTGACCTTTGGAAGCTTTACAAGGACTTGTTTGAGGACACAGCTTGAGATAAGTCACAGGGTGGACTGCAGAGGTGAGGCTCGAAGGGAAGCAGCAGCTCAAGTCACTAAAAAAAGGTCGGCAGGAAGTTACAAAATCACAGCTCATTTTGGGCTGAATTGACTATGTTGAAATTTGGGATCCAGTTTTGGTTGTCAACCTTTCATTAATGGGTACACATTCTAAAATGGGAACGAGACAAACATGGATTACGGTATCAGCATTTGGAAATATCACCAGCACCGACCTTCTATATTACACGCAGCTGTtttgagcaaatgtgttttgCGGAGTGCCATGTTCCGTTCTACGACTCAAACACAGCGTCGAAAAATCACATGGTCAGACATTTATATTGTGGCAAATTTGAAAAGAAATTCTGAATGGTGATGATTCTCCTGGGCTGGGCTAGAGACTGATTTTGAAggtgcaaaaaaacacaacattcttACAATAATGTGAGTAAAACCTCCATACGACCTTTTAAACATTGTTCTCCAAGTTCCCCAAGGTTGATTTCATACGTAGTTAGAGTGCTTTTGAATCTTTTCATATGATTATCAACCTTCAGCTGCATACTGAGAGAAATGTCAAAAGAACAACTGAGAGAGTTTGAATGGCATATGTGAACTGAGTCACTGAGCTAGTTCATTGAGTGCTTTCGACGTGTTATCCCTGAAATGCCAGACATCTCGAGTTCCATTTCCACACTAATCCCCTTTAGCAAGCACATTACACGCTATATTTGTGGTAGAACACTAAGCTAATTCATGgtccagaggaaaaaaaataaatctctgtTGCATATTTCCGCATCTAAAGCCCATCTTTGCCGCAAGGAGCTTTAATCTGCACGTTATCCTTTTGTTATTGTTCCTTCAATTCAGAGCGAAATAGGGACATACACACATTCTTAAAATACTCTGCTTGTTTCTTTCACATCCAAGAGGATGAACGTTAATACATGCGTTGTTTAGGTAGGTTTTAGGGCAAACTGAAGCATCCTGGAAGGATTTAGCCATTCCTCTGGCACAGGACAACTGAAATACTTCATGCCTCACCTTTAAATCACATGGACAACATGCTGTCACCACTTTGaagttttgaatgttttgaagGTTCCTGGGCCTGGACATGAGTAAATAATATTGAATGAAGGCTCTATTGCACACTTAATTAACTGCTTTCATTGGTGTTAAGCATTCAGCAAAGCTTTCTGAGGATTTAGCATAAGGTGACCAGACATTCCGGTTTATAGGTTAGTCTCGGTTTTGAGACTTCGGTCCCGAGTCCCGATGTACTTCGCCAGGCATTGTTTATCCTGCTTTTCCTTTTTAAGTGTGTTTGTCAGTCACCTAATTGTCATAGCGTTTCATTCTACTAATCTAACATCTAATCGCTAACAGACATGTTTTCATCACACTTCCTGgttctgtgtctaagaatcatgggaaatgtagtcctactagcctaatccTGCAATTGCCGGTTTGATGTAACGTAAGCTAAGTTTTTTTGGTGGCATATTAGAAATGTTACAATGCAGAACCAGCAGACAGGTAAACAGCTTCCAATAGGTTACGGGGCCGAGCAAAAAAGGAttgataatggtgagtgcagtTGACTTCTTTAGTGCTGTTGTTTTACcattagctaaagcaataacacaactaccggtcaccagattgacaaGATATTAAATTTCttataaattataatttatatattgtatgtttgattttcagtgaaattgtggtgtcctggtttttaattttgaaagtctggtcaccctaatttAGCAAACAATAAAAGTCAGTACAACTATAGCTAATGGTGGCTATGAACAAGTTTATTATAGGATGCTTTTGGTCGCATTGGAAAGGAATACACATTATGGACTACGGTAGTTTACATTTCCTGACAGTTGAGCCATATACCAACATTTAAACATTCGGTATTGCACATTTAACTGCAATCACACCGTAATATCCAGGGGATCAGTGAAATGACTGTATGACCAACACAAACAGGCCACCAAAACTCATCTGCTGTCCCATTTCTGATACTGTCACATCCCAGGGCCGCAATGAGACAATTTCGATGTCCATCGCCACAGCAGCCTGTCAGCATCCGCTGTGCATTGGGAGGAACATATTGGCCAATCTCAATCAATCCATTCTGCCAAAACGGATAGAAAAGTGTAGTGAAAACTGCTCAAATATTCTGTGGTCCTGTGATAAGGCTGGCAGTATAGATTAACTTTTGCAGCCAGTAGGGAAAGTGTTTCAATGTGACAGCAACATGTCATTGTAGAATTCAGACCAGCAACTAAATAATGCATATTTAATCTCCATAAACAAGGATATATATCAGCCATTTTATTGCCCTGAAATTGGAAGCAGTCCCTGTGGTATCTTCTTTAATCTTTTCCCAGGAGCGATACCCGTGTTTTCCCTAAGTTGCTAAGGCACAAAACTCACCGGATAACATATGTCTGACAACAATAAACCTCTTAGCTCTTCTCTCTGATGACCTTAGACCTCCTGTGCTCTCTTTCCACCAAATCTGAACCCTTATCTTTCCGTTGCTAATTCTCAAATTAAAGTTTAATATATGGGGAATTTGAAGAATGTCTGGATACTATTTCCGCATAGGATGTAGCATGTCGTGGTAGGATGCAAATGAAGCTTGAGTAGGATCGGGAATAGTTGTCAGTGTAGAGATGAAGCTGCTTGATTCTCCGCCCTGCTTTCCCGAGGCGATATGTTGCCTTTCTTCAAATGGCTTGCTGTCCGTCTTATCACGGCCCGGTGCAAAAAGGAATATTGACAGCTCATCCGTGTTGTGACTGCAACAGCCCATCATCAGCACCGCAGTCTTTAGAGATATAATATATAACTTCCAAGGGAGAAAAATGGCCAGTCTCTGGTTTGAAGCCAAGTTCATCAGCTGCCCTCATGACAGGCGAGAACAAACTGCGCATCACAGTGCTGCCAATGGGCTGGAGCTGCTTATGAATAGTCGTAAAGCTGATTTGTGTGCACCGTCTgccaaaacaaccacataacaAATGTCTGCACTTGTAAATGGAGcgacaacacacatttttcagtcATTAGAGCAGCAAAGATTAACTTACACAAGACTGCTGGAGAAACAATAGCGGCGAGCACACAGAGGCACTGTGTTCAGAGCTTATGTCGCagcaaatgtaaacaagcaCTGTCAGCCGTAGCCACCGACATTTAATCCACATTCAATATTCTCCGATTGATTGACTCTCGGATCTTAATGGCCATTTGTTCATCCGCTTTGCTCGTTGCTCAGCTGCGTCGCGCCAACTGTGAATCCACCGTGTCACAATCGCATTGATCAAATCTCACGGCCGGATGAGATCCTCACGAGCGTTTAATCTCTCCACCGTGTTCACTTTGCTCTGCTAACATTGCTTATCTGACACCCCTGCGACACACACTGCAGATTGCACAGATGTGTGCGGAAACAAACAGCTAGCAGAAGAAGGAAGGTTGCCATCAGAGTGCATCTTATATGCTGCTTTTAGGCCCTAGCAGAAATGTAACAAACTCTCCAAACAGCTTTTTGACAAATTGGTGTACCTATAATGCCAAGCCAAGCTATGATTCGGCACTTTGGCATATTAatcaagaaacaaacaaaatatccaTGTTTTCTGTATACCCGAGACTGATCACTAGTCAGTTGCATTGCAGTATTCAGTAGGGACGAATCATCATGTTCATGCCCCTGCCATAGCAAAGAtatttaaaccattttttttaattttagtttttaccatatatacacagatttttattttttttttaaagatttgtcttttttttattattattatttatgcttTTTATGCATTTAACGTGAGCTCAAACATCTGAAACCAGAGTGGTATGGCGGCAGTAAACTCAATCCAActcacttaataataataataatcatcatcatcatcatcataatattgTATTCATAATGCACTTTACTTTAAGAGAGCTTAAACATGGCTTAGGCCTAAGTAAGTACTTGACCCAGCAACACATTTAGACATTCAAAATAACAGTAGTCGCAGTCATAATgtgttttatagtttttttttggtggcggtgtttaatttaattaattaattaattgtattttcgGGTTCAAATATGCACCGCACCAGCTGAAACCATGTACTTCCAATAGTCattttttcaggagaccccaaaatcgGCATGTTTGTTCAGCCATAACATTGCATCCTCAGatagagcaagccattttcaataaaTGGTCAATAatgtaagaaaagaaaataacaccCACAGGTGTGGAGtctgtggactgaccaaaagtctATATTGTGGGGGGGTGgtttgggttaaattgaccaaaATGTGATATACATTGTGTTTAAAAGTGTGCTTTAATGTCTTTCAAGCACATTGATGGATTTAAActataaataatgttttatgtATGGTCTTTCTATATTGCAGATTTTCACCTATTTCGGGAGGGTCTGGAATGTATCTTATGCGATAAAAATGGTGGTTCACTATACAGTACTGTGCGTTGCTAGTAGTAAAGGTGAAGCCCTCCGAATTTGTATTTACAATGCTGACAAATAATACCGAAAGACCGAAATGACTTGATGACTACAACACTGGGTAATAAATATGATCGTGATCTCCACATCTAGCTTTTGAGCAACACAGGACTAATATTGCTTTGGTGTCACCGAGTTCCTTTAAAGCTTTTGCAGAAACACCACCAATTCGGAAATTGTTAAGTGTTTGGGCTGGAAAAATTCATAGCTCGCGCCTCCCAAATGGGacacacattttgttatttgattGAATGTGAAATCCCTTTGAGCGAAGGATAAAAACGAGCTGTAAAAAGAGTCTATTTTGGTCACGTCAATGATTGTCTATCTGAAACCGCACAATTACATTGTGTTCCGAACAATTatagttaataataaaaatttaccataaaaaagAGAATAACATGCTCCGTGGCTGCAGCATATTATATTGACAACGTGCAAACCTTCTGGGTAAGCAAACATCATTTGCCTGGGCTGTGGAAAGGAAGAATGAGTTCCCTGGAGGAGGTAGCCATGGTTATGGCGTGACGTCGGAAGAGCAGACCCGCTGTCTCTACCGTGCGTCTCCCCTTCTTCATTAACTAAAAGGAGACGAGTGGCATTAGCCGGTGAATCGGCGCCGTTACCAGAGACACGCTAACCCGCACAGCCAGACGGGGGTGACGCTTGCCACTGCGTAAGCACATTAGCGGATCAGGATTATTTATCCGGGATGAAGTGTTAATTGTGCTAGAACAATCCAAACATTCTCTTAGCCTTTAATAAACGCTCGCGCTGTCACAGCATCACATTGAGGGATTTGTCAGCTCTTACCCCACACGCTCGTCCTGACATATGGGAAGGTGACAAAACAAGTACGCAGCTCTTCACAATCCAATATTTAGTGTCGGATAAGATACTCATCGCAGACCCCCACCCCACCTCGGTAATTCTGGGCCTTGGCAGAAAGTGGTACCAATTGCTGACTTTCAGACCACGTTACCATGGCAGCCACCATGAAGGCGCTCAGTTCGGAGCAAAATCAAAGTTATAATCCAGGGGTGCATTGTATTGCTTTCTACACTTTGTGGCAAGAAATTTCTTCTCATCTTTCACATCACCAATCACACATAATTCCAAATAAGGATTGATGTGACTGTCAAGGTCAGATTAGTACAGAACGCTCTTGTTTTGATTCTGAATGTAGAGATGTGATACTGCTGCTGATCTATTCCAGTGGGATCCAGGACTGCTGGCTACACAAAAGCGGCGGAAATTTACAACACTTCTAAGAATGTGTTCAAGAGCGTTAATAGATTTAAAGCTATTTTCATTACATTAAATTGGTTAACACAGTAATGCGTAAACATAACGGACAACATAGGGACAGATGAGACCAATAGTttcgatttgtgaaaaaaatattcaattgacTATGTTTTGGACATAGCCTATGAGATTTCTGCCTGACAGTTGtgatatgtaaaaataataataataataaaacaacaaaaaaaatttacctacactggtggattttttttagcgTGAAGAATGATGaagaatgtttaaaattaaataggattaaattaaatgaaaggtGAAGAATGTTTAAGTGGCTCTTtcatctttcatttttttgtgtatgtggccgtgcaaaaaaaaaggtttggacacccctgcctaTTCTACACTTATAGATTTTATCAACGTGCCGGCATACTGTACAATTAGAATCAATGATAACCATATTTGTGATGTTAAGCCTCATCTGCGGCCTCAGGGGGGGGTTTGTTTTGTGCCGTCTTTGATTTGGGCTGAGGGCTGTTTGATATGCAGCATTGTTGCGCTGTGATAATGCTACGCTTGTGGCCGAGCTGAAGGCCGCCTTTGTCCATTAGGAAACCAAAGTGCGTGAAAAGTTTCTCCCGTTTAATGCAGCTTTCTAACGCAACCCCCACTGTACCCTTAGAGTGAAGGTTCAGAGAAAATTAAGATGAAAAACAAGCAGCCCGCTTCTTTCTGCAGATGTCCTTTTGAGTCAGCCTGACTGCCTTGTGCCCGAATTAGAGAGCGTATGAAATGATGAGGTGTGAGACGGCGCGCTCGCCGATGATCAGAGCGCTGCCAGTTCAAAGGGCCGCCGGCAGCAGCACTGAGCCGGCTAATGAAGCTCTCGACTCCCCTCGCTACTTGACTGCCTGTCGCTTTATTCGCAGTCACACTTCCAGTTGGAGGGGTGAATTTGTGGCTACAAGGTTACTGCGGGTTGGGGGGTTTCTGTCCACCAGCAGCCGGACTAAGTCACTTCCTCAACATTTGTCTCTGGGGAAGAATAGCAACAGAATCTGAAGTTGCGCAGCCCAAACACGATAAGCAGTTATGGAAGATGGATCCAGTTGAAGTCTACGGTCTGTAAAACTGAAACAAAGCTATCCACCAATTAGGCCATTGGTTGGTTCTGTGGTTGGGACCAATGTGGTTATTGTCGTCTATATGTCATTTTAGAATCTTGTTTAAACTTCTCTTACAATGTCTTAAGTCCTTTTTACAATAACCTCTTCAAAATAAATGGCTTATGATTCACACATCTGTTTAattgtgaccacgtcgaagCAAAATACTGAACCCTCAATTGCTCCTTGTGCTGACATCAGTAGGCGAATGAATAGTCATAATGCAAAGCGCTTTGAGGGTcatgtaaggtggaaaagcactatCTAAATGAAGTACTACTTACCACTAACAACTCAGGCTTAAACTTAGCTCCTCCCCAACATATAAACATCTTTGTCTCTCAGTCTAGATGTATCACCTCAACAATATTTCTCAACACttattactactttcctattggCCAGGGCTTTGCCGCCATCCTATGGCATCTTAAGACATCTTTTGAAGCAGCCCTTAAAATGAGAATAGTTACagaaaaaatgaattcatttaTACGCTTGCGATTTAGAAAAGGTACAAGTAATACCTTTTTGGCCTGAGAACAGGGAAAAATAGTTATCGGGGTGATACAAGTTTAactgtttgtgcatcatgatgtAATGCTGCAATCCAATTCACAAAGAATAGTTCTTCTCCAGctgtaaataaaaactacaacTGTTAAGTGACTCAGGAAAATGTTGTATTAAGTCATTTTccatgtgagtattgttatattatctgtcTAAATGTGTCTCCATTGTTCATGTGACAATCAATAACAATGACAATCAATGCaaactgttagcatgtcaatgacGTTTTACACTCTTTGTGAGCATTAAGCTAGTTGTTTTGTATACCCGTGTAGTTCTCttggttttgtatttaattcaacatggagtGGCACTGAAAGCTTGAAGCCTTTTTCCCTAAAGAATTATTCACTATTTaccaaactgctgcttattgtgaagtgagttgaattgagttcaTTACCACCATGCAGCCCTCTTATCTGAAGTTCTCGACAAACTCGTACGTTGGGTCATTCCTCATATCTCAAGGTACCGCTGTACATTGGTGCAGGTTGCATCTTTGAGGAACAGAATCGCACTTTCTCTACATCCACTTTTCTGAGAGTGTCTGAGAGGCCACTATTCTCAAAGACGGCGTGTGAAGGGCAAAGGAAAGCACAACCCCGCCCTCTCCCTTCTCTCCTGTGTCATCATCATCTCACCTCCCTCTGGGCTGTGAACCTGCTTTCTTCCATTTGACAGGCTGGAGGAAGAgaaacaggagggaaatgtcACTATGCAGGGGCCTTGGCTCTCCCCACAGCACACTGTATATACACTTGTGATGACAGGAAATAGCAGCTACGTTGCATCAGACTGCATTACCGGAGGAATATCGTTGGCTCAGATGCTTAACCTGGACACAATGGGTGTAAAATGGTGGTTGCTTTGAACCATATCCACGGATGGAGTTGTACTTGTTCTGAACCTGAACCCAATTACCTTTGGAACTCATGGTTATCAACACgtgacatggatggatggatggataaatggaaaAATGATATGAATAAGGACCGATGGATATAGATGGACGATAACCTCGGTGACAGCCACCAGTGTTGCAGATGAACCACAAGGTCTCCCTTGGAATAAACTGTTTCCATTATGTGGATAAATGTTTATAAATGGTTTTGCTAATTTTATAAACATCTGTTTCCATTCTCCCTAACACTGGCGAGGGGCCCAGTACTGATCCGGGGTAACCACCTGTGTGTAGGCTAGACCTGCGCTATTATTCAGTGGCAAGTCATCTGACTGACAAGATTTTAACGTATGAAATAGTCACCCGACGAACAACAACACGTGCAGTGCGATTAATAATACATGATTTCATTCCCCGGTGATTGATCTCCAGTTGTGTAGGGAATGGGAGGGATGTTGTGattttcaaacatttctttCAAAGTGAGAACACTGTGAACATGACAGTTTGAAACCACTTGAGAGGCACCACAATAGCTTAGCGATAGAAACATGTTGCCCAAAGCTTCCTGTCACACCACATCCCCCACAGgggaaactttaaaaaaaaaaaacagtcggaTCTCCTTTCTTAGCCGGCAATAGTCGTTGTAGTCCCAAGCTTGACTAAGAACAACCTGCTGTGCGTTACTTTTAGCAACATCTGACGATGTAAAATATGTATGGGCTTCTACCAAAAAACGACATGTCCAAAGCAATATTTTGTGGTCTTTTAAAATCGTGCATGAAGGCCATTAAAGCACCTGCATTCCTAAAGAGCACAATATTTATTCTGTGGTCTGACagcttgttaataaaagtgtcCACTTAGATCTTGATCAGGAATTAGATCTGCCAGAACTACTGCTATAAATGTATAAACACTTAATTTTCAAACAGAGGGTcgtaaataacattttcattggGCACTGGTGGAAAGCTGTTAGTAGGGGGGGACGATCTGGCTCTAATTAAGAGGGAATGGCAGGTCCTAAAGAAAACTTCTGACGATGATATGAGGTCTAGTTAGGCAGAACATGACCCTCTTCACTCCATACGGCCTCTAGCCCAGCTCAGGTTAGGATTAGAAAAACCTGCAACTTGGGGCACTCGTAAATCAAGGCAAcactgtaatgtttttttcactgttcaaaatatttgcatgtcatgcttttgtcaaaataaaccACAAATTAATAATGATATCACTTTTCCCATCCTTACTACGATGCTGAAAGCATGCCTCACAATTGTGTA from the Vanacampus margaritifer isolate UIUO_Vmar chromosome 10, RoL_Vmar_1.0, whole genome shotgun sequence genome contains:
- the apln gene encoding apelin, producing the protein MNVKILTLVIVLLVSLLCSASAGPMASTEHGRELEEAAPVRKLVQQSPSRGGQSHRPAGWKRRRPRPRLSHKGPMPF